In the genome of Planctomyces sp. SH-PL62, the window CAGTCCGAGCGCAAGGACCATTATCAGGCCGCGATCGACAAGCTGGTCGCCGACGGCAAGGTCTACCGCGATTACAGCACCGACGCCGAGCGGAACGTCGACCGCGAGGCCGCGAAGAAGGCCAAGAAGCCGTATCGCTTCCGCCGGATCGAGCACTCCGACGCCGACCTCGCCCGGTTCGAGGCCGAGGGCCGTCCGTACGCGCTGCGGTTCCAGGTCCCCTCGGGGCGGACGCTCGTCCTCAACGATCTGGTCAAGGGGGAGGTCTCCTTCGCCACCCACGAGATCGGCGACTTCGTGATCGTCCGGCCCGGCGGCCAGCCGCTGTACAACTTCGCCAGCGTGGTCGACGACGTGGACATGAAGATCACCCACGTCGTCCGCGCCGAGGAGCACCTGTCGAACACCTTCCCCCAGCTCCTCATCCTGGAGGCCCTGGAGGCGACGCCCCCCGCCTTCGCGCACATCCCGTACGTCGCCGAGCCGGGCTCGCGCGAGAAGATGTCCAAGCGCAAGACCGAAGACTACGAGAAGCGCGGGATCCTCGTCTACCTCCACCAGTACATCCAGAAGGGCTACCTGCCCGACGCGATGGTCAACTACCTGTCGCGGCTGGGCTGGAGCTACGACGCCTCGCAGGAGCTGTTCACCCGGGCCGAGCTGATCGAGAAGTTCTCGCTCGAGCGCGTGAACAGCTCGCCCGCCAGCCACGACCAGGACAAGCTGTTCTGGATCGAGGGCGAGTGGATGAAGCAGGAGCCGCTCGCCGCCAAGATCGAAGGCGCGATCCCGTTCCTGGCCGCCGAGGGCCTGGTCTCCGAGCCGGTCGACGACGCGACCCGGGCGAAGCTGGAGGCCGTGATCCTGGCGCTTGGCGACCGGATGAAGGTCTTCTCCGACGTCGTCAAGATGGGCCGGTTCTTCTTCGCCGAGACGATCGCGTTCGACCCCGACGCCGTCAAGAAGCGGCTCCGCAAGCCGGGCGTGCCCGAGATGCTCCGCGAGCTCGACGCGCTGCTGGCGGCGACCGAGCCGTACGACCTGGCGACGCTGGAGAAGGCCGTCCACGACTACGCCGAGAAATCGGGCCGGAAGATGGGCGACGTCGTCAACCCGCTGCGGGTCGCGACCACCGGCCAGGGGGTCGGCCCGGGGCTCTACGACTGCCTCTACCTCGTCGGCCGCGAGACCTGCCGCGCCCGCATCGCCCAGGCGATCGCCATGCTGGAAGCGGACGCCTGACCGCATCAGCCCGCACCGCCCCGGCCCCGCCGTCCACGCCTCCTTCCCACCACCAAGAGAATATTCATGCGGATCTTCGTCACCGGATCGATCGCCTACGACTACATCATGGTCTTCCCCGGGAAGTTCCGGGACCACATCCTGGCCGACAAGATCCACGTCCTGAGCCTCTCCTTCCTGGTGGATTCGCTGACGCGTCGGCGGGGCGGGACCGGGGCCAACATCGCCTACAACCTGGCGCTTTTGGGCCGGAAGCCGGTGCTGGTGGGGACGGTGGGCGAGGACTTCGAGGAGTACCGCGCGTGGCTGACGGGCAAGGGCGTGGACGACGCCGGGATCAAGGTGATCAAGGACGAGTCCACGGCGAGCTGCTTCATCAACACCGACCTGGATGACAACCAGATCACCGCGTTCTACCCCGGGGCCATGTCGAAGGCGTCGACGATCTCGCCCAAGGAGCTGGGCGCGACGGCGGACGACCTGGTGGTGATCGCGCCCAACGACCCGGCGGCGATGGCGCGGGCGGCGGCCGAATGCACGCTGGACGGCGTCCCCTACCTGTACGACCCGTCGATGCAGCTCCCCCGGATGGACAAGGCCGAGCTGGAGGAGGGCCGCAAGGGGGCCCGGATCCTCGCCGGCAACGATTACGAGTTCGGCATGATGGCCCAGAAGCTGGAGATCAGCGAGGAGGCCCTGCGCAAGAGCCTGCCGATCACCGTGATGACCCTGGGCGAGAAGGGGGCCCTGATCACCGTCGACGGCGAGGAGTTCTCGATCCCTCCGGCCAAGCCCGCGAAGGTCGTCGACCCCACCGGCGCCGGCGACGCCTTCCGCTCCGGGTTCGTCGCCGGGATGAGCCGCGGGCTCCCCTGGCCGGTCGTCGGCCGGATGGCCTCCTTGACGGCGGTCTATGCGATCGAGCATCCTGGAACCCAGGAACACGCGTATTCGCTCGACGAGTTCATCGCGCGGTACCGGGCGAACTACGGCCCGGCCGAGGAGCTGGAAGCCCTGCGAGGCGGCGTCCCGGCCTGAGCCGGGCGCGGCCCCGGCGGCGTGATGCGACGGTCGGCGCAGCGAGAGTAGGCTCCATGGCGCTCTACCGACTCGGCCCCGACCCGATCTTCCCGCCGCCCCACCTGGCCGAGCCGGAGGGACTGCTGGCGATCGGCGGCGACCTCTCGCCCGACCGGCTGATCGCCGCCTATCGCCGGGGGATCTTCCCCTGGTACGAGGACGGCGGCCCGATCCTCTGGTGGTCCCCCGACCCGCGGTTCGTCCTCTTCCCGGCCGAGCTGCGGGTCTCCCGGCGGCTCTCCCGCACCCTCCGCTCGGGACGGTTCGAGATCCGCTTCGACACCGCCTTCGCCCAGGTCGTCCGGGCCTGCGCCGAGACCCCGCGCGACCACGAGGACGGGACCTGGATCACCCCCGAGATGCAGGCCGGCTACATCCGCCTGCACGAGCTGGGCGTCGCGCGATGCGCCGAGGCCTGGAGCGACGGCGTCCTGGCGGGGGGCGTCTACGGCGTCCTCTCCGGCCGTTCCTTCTCGGGCGAGTCGATGTTCCACCACCAGACCGACGCCTCCAAGGCGGCCCTCGTCGCCCTGGTCGAACGCCTGGCCGCCGAGGGGGTCGAGATGATCGACTGCCAGATCAAGAGCGACCACATGGTCCGCTTCGGCGCGCGGGAGATCCCCCGCGACGAGTACCTCATGCGGCTCGAACACGGCCTCCGCGACGCGCCCACCCCCCGTCGCGCGGCCCCGGCCCCCGCGCGGGCGGCCCGAGCCGAGCCGGGCCGAGTCGCGTCGCATCCACGGGGCGAGATATCGAGGATGACGAGGACGAAGATGTCTGAGCATCGAATCGGCGTGGTCATGCACGGCGTCACCGGCCGCATGGGGATGAACCAGCACCTGATCCGCTCGATCCTGGCGATCCGGGAGCAGGGGGGCGTCCCGCTGGCGGACGGCGATCGGCTGGTCCCCGACCCGCTCCTCGTCGGCCGCGACGCCGAGAAGGTCTCCGCCCTGGCCCGCCGCGTCGGCGCGCCGCGCTGGACGACCGACCTCGACGCGGCCCTGGCCGACCCCAACGACGCGGTCTTCTTCGACGCCGCCACCACCCAGGGACGGCCCGACGTGCTCCGCCGCGCCATCGCCGCCGGCAAGCACGTCTACTGCGAGAAGCCGGTCGCGACCGACCTCGCCTCGGCCCTCGACCTCGTCCGCGAGGCCCGCTCGGCCGGGGTCAAGCACGGCGTCGTCCAGGACAAGCTCTGGCTCCCCGGCGTCCGCAAGCTCAAGCACCTGCGCGACTCCGGCTTCTTCGGCCGGACCCTCTCCGTCCGCGGCGAGTTCGGCTACTGGGTCTTCGAAGGCGACCTCCAGCCCGCCCAGCGGCCCTCCTGGAACTACCGGGCCGAGGACGGCGGCGGCATCATCCTCGACATGCTCTGCCACTGGCGCTACCTGGTCGACAACGTCTTCGGACCGATCAAGAGCGTCTCATGCCTGGGGGCGACCCACATCCCCGAACGCTGGGACGAGGGCGGGAAGCCCTATCCGGCCACCGCCGACGACGCCGCCTACGCCACCTTCGAGCTGCACAACGGCGTGATCGTCCAGATCAACAGCTCCTGGACCGTCCGCGTCCGTCGCGACGACCTGCTGACGCTCCAGGTCGACGGCGTGCTCGGCTCGGCCGTCGCCGGGCTGACTGAATGCCGGACCCAGTCCCGCGTGAACACCCCCAGGCCCGTCTGGAACCCCGACGTTCGCAACCCCCACGACTTCCTCGCCGACTGGGCCGTCGTCCCCGACACGATCCCCTACGACAACGCCTTCAAGGCCCAGTGGGAACTCTTCCTCAAGCACGCCCACGGCGAAGGCGAGTTCCCCTGGGACCTCGTCGAAGGCGCCAAGGGGGTCCAGCTCGTCGAGCTCGGCCTGCAATCCTGGCGCGAACGGCGATGGGTCGACGTGCCGGACCTGGAAGTCTGAGAACCGCCCGGCCGATCGGCCTCGTCCGCTCGGCCGCCTTCTTTCAGGACCCTCACGATGGCCCGAGTCAACCTCCTGACGGACGCCGGGACGGTCGAGGCGTACACGACGATGGGGGGGCGGACGTGGTCGCCCCCGGCGCGGCCGGCGTTCAACCGGGTGGCGTTCTCGGCGGCGCACGTCGTCGCCGACGCCCGGAGCGGGGTCGCCCCCTGGGTCGAGGCGGCCGTGGACTGGGACGCCACGCTCCGGTATCGCGAACACCTGCTCTCGCTGGGCCTGGGCGTGGCCGAGGCGATGGACACCGCCCAGCGCGGGATGGGGCTGGACTGGCCGACCGCGCTGGAGCTGATCGAGCGCACCGTCGCGATGGCGAAGGATCGCCCCGGCTCGCTCGTCGCCTCGGGCGTGGGGACCGACCAGCTCGCCCCCGGACCGGGGACGACGACGGCCGACGTGATCGCCGCGTACGAGGAGCAGGCGGCGGCCGTCGAGGCCGTCGGCGGGCGGATCATCCTGATGGCCAGCCGAGCCCTGGCCGCATCGGCCCGCTCGCCCGAGGACTACGAGCACGCCTACGGCGCGATCCTGGCCCAGGTCCGCGAGCCGGTGATCCTCCACTGGCTCGGTCCCATGTTCGACCCGGCGCTGGCCGGTTACTGGGGCTCCGACGACCTCGACGAGGCGATGGACGTCTGCCTGCGGGTCATCCACGCCCACGCGCCGAAGGTCGACGGGATCAAGATTTCGCTTCTCGACAAGGAGAAGGAAGTCGTCATGCGTCGGCGTCTCCCGGAAGGCGTGAAGATGTACACGGGCGACGATTTCCACTACCCCGAGTTGATCGAGGGGGACGAGCAGGGCTTCTCGCACGCCCTCCTGGGGATCTTCGACGCGATCGCCCCGGCGGCCTCGGCCGCGCTCCAGGCGCTGGGGGAGGGGGACGCGGCGGGATACCAGCGGATCCTGGAGCCGACGGTCGCGCTCTCGCGGCACGTCTTCGCGGCGCCGACCCGCTTCTACAAGTCGGGCGTGGTCTTCCTGGCCTGGTTGAACCGCTGGCAGGACCACTTCGTCATGGTCGGCGGCCAGCAGAGCGCCCGTGGCGCGGTCCACTATTCCGAGCTGTTCCGCCTGGCCGACGACGCGGGCCTGCTCGACGACCCCGACCGGGCGGCCTCGCGGATGCGCGCCTTCCTGACGGTTCAAGGGGTGGACCAGTGAGCGGGGACGCGAACGAGCCCGGTAGCCCCGGACCCGGACCCGACCCGGGCCGACTCTCGCTGAACACGGCGACCGTCCGGGCGCAATGGGGCCTGGGGGAGATCCTCGACGGCTGCGCGCGGCACGGCATCCGGGGCGTCTCTCCCTGGCGCGACCAGGTCCGGGCGTTCGGCCTGGAGGCGTCGGCCCGGCGGGTGCGCGACCACGGGCTCGCGGTGACGGGATACTGTCGCGGGGGCATGTTCCCGGGCGCGACGTCGGCCGAGCGCCTGGCCGCTCGCGATGACAACCGGAGGGCCGTCGACGAGGCCCTGGCCCTCGGGGCGCGTTGCCTGGTGCTGGTCGTCGGCGGGCTGCCGAAGGGGAGCAAGGACCTCGCCGGGGCTCGGGCGCAGGTCCGCGACGGGATCGGCGAGCTGCTCGACCACTCCCGCCCGCGCGGGATGCCGCTGGCGATCGAGCCCTTGCACCCGATGTACGCCGCCGACCGCGCGTGCGTCAACACGACGGCCCACGCCAACGACCTCTGCGACGAGCTGGGCGACGACGGCCTGGGGATCGCGCTCGACGTCTATCACGTCTGGTGGGATCCGAATCTGTTCCGGGAGATCGCCCGCGCCGGCGCGAGGCGGCTCCTGGCGTTCCACGTCTGCGACTGGCTCGTCCCCACCCGCGACCTCCTGCTCGACCGGGGGATGATGGGCGACGGCGTCATCGACGTCCCCTCGATCCGATCGGCCGTCGAGGCCCAGGGCTACGACGGCTCCCACGAGGTCGAGATCTTCTCCGCCGACGACTGGTGGAAGCGTCCCCCCGACGAGGTCCTGCGGACCTGCGTCGAGCGGCACTCGACCTTCTGTTGATGGTGAATTCAGAAGTGCTTATTTGGTTTTGCGTTCGCGCGGGTCCGGGAACTTCGGGTCCGTCCGCAGGTCCCCGTTGGCGGCGTCGAGGAAGTGGGGTTCCACGCCGTAGACGCCGTCCGTCTCGGGCACGGGGAGGTCCCTGGGGCGGCTGCGGCCGGGGGCGTCCAGGGCGTACCAGGCGTTGCCGGAGATCGTGAAGGTTTCGGGGGCGGTGCCGCCGCCGACGTTGACCGGGGCCCGGAGTTCGTCGGTGCGGTAGACGATCAGGTTGTCGACGAACCGGCCCTTGCGCGAGGGGACGAAGCCCGGCTCGCGCGTCTCCTGGAGGATGCGGAAGACCCAGCGGCGAGGGCGGTGGAACGTGTTGCGACGGACGACCGCGCCGTCGACCCCCACGAAGGCGATGGGGGACGACGAGCCGATGAAGACGCAGTTCTCGACGAGCA includes:
- the gltX gene encoding glutamate--tRNA ligase, whose translation is MSVRTRFAPSPTGFLHIGGVRTALFNWLLARHHGGQFVLRIDDTDQERHVDDAVAKILDGFRWLGLFWDEGPEVGGGHGPYYQSERKDHYQAAIDKLVADGKVYRDYSTDAERNVDREAAKKAKKPYRFRRIEHSDADLARFEAEGRPYALRFQVPSGRTLVLNDLVKGEVSFATHEIGDFVIVRPGGQPLYNFASVVDDVDMKITHVVRAEEHLSNTFPQLLILEALEATPPAFAHIPYVAEPGSREKMSKRKTEDYEKRGILVYLHQYIQKGYLPDAMVNYLSRLGWSYDASQELFTRAELIEKFSLERVNSSPASHDQDKLFWIEGEWMKQEPLAAKIEGAIPFLAAEGLVSEPVDDATRAKLEAVILALGDRMKVFSDVVKMGRFFFAETIAFDPDAVKKRLRKPGVPEMLRELDALLAATEPYDLATLEKAVHDYAEKSGRKMGDVVNPLRVATTGQGVGPGLYDCLYLVGRETCRARIAQAIAMLEADA
- a CDS encoding carbohydrate kinase family protein, yielding MRIFVTGSIAYDYIMVFPGKFRDHILADKIHVLSLSFLVDSLTRRRGGTGANIAYNLALLGRKPVLVGTVGEDFEEYRAWLTGKGVDDAGIKVIKDESTASCFINTDLDDNQITAFYPGAMSKASTISPKELGATADDLVVIAPNDPAAMARAAAECTLDGVPYLYDPSMQLPRMDKAELEEGRKGARILAGNDYEFGMMAQKLEISEEALRKSLPITVMTLGEKGALITVDGEEFSIPPAKPAKVVDPTGAGDAFRSGFVAGMSRGLPWPVVGRMASLTAVYAIEHPGTQEHAYSLDEFIARYRANYGPAEELEALRGGVPA
- a CDS encoding Gfo/Idh/MocA family protein is translated as MSEHRIGVVMHGVTGRMGMNQHLIRSILAIREQGGVPLADGDRLVPDPLLVGRDAEKVSALARRVGAPRWTTDLDAALADPNDAVFFDAATTQGRPDVLRRAIAAGKHVYCEKPVATDLASALDLVREARSAGVKHGVVQDKLWLPGVRKLKHLRDSGFFGRTLSVRGEFGYWVFEGDLQPAQRPSWNYRAEDGGGIILDMLCHWRYLVDNVFGPIKSVSCLGATHIPERWDEGGKPYPATADDAAYATFELHNGVIVQINSSWTVRVRRDDLLTLQVDGVLGSAVAGLTECRTQSRVNTPRPVWNPDVRNPHDFLADWAVVPDTIPYDNAFKAQWELFLKHAHGEGEFPWDLVEGAKGVQLVELGLQSWRERRWVDVPDLEV
- a CDS encoding dihydrodipicolinate synthase family protein, whose product is MARVNLLTDAGTVEAYTTMGGRTWSPPARPAFNRVAFSAAHVVADARSGVAPWVEAAVDWDATLRYREHLLSLGLGVAEAMDTAQRGMGLDWPTALELIERTVAMAKDRPGSLVASGVGTDQLAPGPGTTTADVIAAYEEQAAAVEAVGGRIILMASRALAASARSPEDYEHAYGAILAQVREPVILHWLGPMFDPALAGYWGSDDLDEAMDVCLRVIHAHAPKVDGIKISLLDKEKEVVMRRRLPEGVKMYTGDDFHYPELIEGDEQGFSHALLGIFDAIAPAASAALQALGEGDAAGYQRILEPTVALSRHVFAAPTRFYKSGVVFLAWLNRWQDHFVMVGGQQSARGAVHYSELFRLADDAGLLDDPDRAASRMRAFLTVQGVDQ
- a CDS encoding sugar phosphate isomerase/epimerase family protein yields the protein MSGDANEPGSPGPGPDPGRLSLNTATVRAQWGLGEILDGCARHGIRGVSPWRDQVRAFGLEASARRVRDHGLAVTGYCRGGMFPGATSAERLAARDDNRRAVDEALALGARCLVLVVGGLPKGSKDLAGARAQVRDGIGELLDHSRPRGMPLAIEPLHPMYAADRACVNTTAHANDLCDELGDDGLGIALDVYHVWWDPNLFREIARAGARRLLAFHVCDWLVPTRDLLLDRGMMGDGVIDVPSIRSAVEAQGYDGSHEVEIFSADDWWKRPPDEVLRTCVERHSTFC